One Bradyrhizobium sp. ISRA464 genomic window carries:
- the ugpC gene encoding sn-glycerol-3-phosphate ABC transporter ATP-binding protein UgpC, with protein sequence MARVIIRSLNKRFDGVHAVKDVNLEIHDKEFVVLVGPSGCGKTTTLRMVAGLESITSGEVLIGDRVVNELPPMDRDIAMVFQNYALYPHMSVYDNMAFGLKMRGFDRTEIAKRVQAAAEILGIQEHLQRKPRQLSGGQRQRVALGRAIVRHPQVFLFDEPLSNLDAKLRIQMRVEIKKIHVRLGTTAIYVTHDQVEAMTLGDRVVVMKDGVVQQVGEPLELYNEPANRFVAGFIGSPAMNFATVEMADAEGALWARHEGIRIKLPAGIGDRLRQYVGEKVTLGIRPEDLRVASSSDTADLSFDSVVEVIEKLGSEILLDVKVGPNTMVAAVEPTVKAKVHDRLRLAVNPDRLYFFDGVSQAAI encoded by the coding sequence ATGGCTCGGGTCATCATACGGAGCTTGAACAAGAGGTTTGACGGAGTCCATGCCGTCAAGGACGTGAATCTCGAGATCCATGATAAGGAATTCGTGGTTCTCGTCGGTCCCTCGGGCTGCGGCAAAACGACGACGCTCCGTATGGTGGCTGGCCTCGAATCGATTACTTCGGGTGAGGTCCTGATCGGCGATCGGGTTGTCAACGAGCTGCCTCCGATGGATCGGGACATCGCCATGGTGTTCCAGAACTATGCCCTTTACCCGCACATGAGCGTCTACGACAACATGGCCTTCGGCCTAAAGATGCGGGGGTTCGACCGCACCGAGATTGCCAAGCGCGTGCAGGCTGCCGCCGAAATCCTCGGCATCCAGGAACACCTGCAACGCAAGCCGCGGCAGCTGTCCGGCGGCCAGCGGCAGCGCGTCGCGTTGGGCCGCGCCATCGTACGGCATCCGCAGGTGTTCCTGTTTGATGAACCGCTATCGAACCTCGACGCCAAGCTGCGCATCCAGATGCGAGTGGAGATCAAGAAGATTCACGTCCGCCTCGGCACCACCGCGATCTACGTGACACACGATCAGGTCGAGGCGATGACGCTCGGCGACCGCGTGGTGGTCATGAAGGATGGTGTCGTTCAGCAGGTGGGGGAACCGCTCGAGCTCTACAACGAGCCCGCTAACCGCTTCGTCGCAGGCTTCATCGGCTCCCCAGCCATGAATTTCGCCACGGTAGAGATGGCCGACGCTGAGGGTGCCCTCTGGGCTCGCCATGAGGGCATCCGCATCAAGCTGCCGGCGGGGATCGGGGACCGGCTCCGGCAGTATGTGGGAGAGAAGGTCACACTTGGGATTCGGCCGGAGGATCTTCGCGTCGCGTCTAGCAGCGACACGGCGGACCTTAGCTTCGATTCCGTGGTCGAGGTCATCGAGAAGCTCGGCTCCGAGATTCTCCTGGACGTGAAGGTAGGCCCCAACACGATGGTGGCCGCAGTGGAGCCGACCGTCAAAGCGAAAGTTCATGACCGCCTTCGCCTCGCGGTGAATCCTGACCGGCTATACTTCTTTGACGGAGTGTCGCAAGCGGCAATCTGA
- a CDS encoding HupE/UreJ family protein, which produces MRCLWGLLVFAAVILPSQIKAHEASLGVLQFREVRPGAFIGRWLAEPGIGANRVDLRVPPHCFLQMPEMNCGKKGLIGSISIPNLGSGLSAVLIKVLPIKGEPQSYTLSAANPSVSLLGGDAPTWQTWLELAKTYVNYGIDHILLGADHLLFVLGLIWIVRGGWKLVKTISSFTIGHSVSLALAAFGVIGLPEAPLNACIALSIVFVGVEIVKQQRGEIGLTARYPWAVAFAFGLVHGIGFAGALAGLGLERRLLPAALLFFNVGVEIGQVAFVLLVLALMWAHRRLNAVLPRWGDALPAYGIGSISMFWFFGRLVRVLVIT; this is translated from the coding sequence ATGCGATGTCTGTGGGGGTTGCTCGTATTCGCCGCTGTCATCCTGCCGTCGCAAATCAAGGCGCATGAAGCCTCGCTGGGCGTGCTGCAGTTCCGAGAGGTGCGGCCCGGTGCATTCATCGGCCGCTGGCTCGCCGAGCCGGGCATCGGCGCGAATCGCGTCGACTTGCGGGTGCCACCGCACTGCTTCCTCCAGATGCCGGAGATGAATTGCGGAAAGAAAGGACTGATTGGCTCGATCAGCATTCCCAATCTCGGCTCCGGCCTGTCGGCCGTGCTGATCAAGGTTCTGCCTATCAAGGGCGAGCCGCAAAGCTATACGCTTTCAGCCGCCAATCCGTCCGTTTCGCTGCTGGGCGGCGATGCGCCGACATGGCAGACCTGGCTCGAACTCGCCAAGACCTATGTGAACTACGGCATCGACCACATCCTTCTCGGAGCGGACCATCTGCTTTTTGTGCTGGGATTGATCTGGATCGTACGCGGCGGCTGGAAGCTGGTGAAGACGATTAGCTCCTTCACCATCGGGCACAGTGTCTCCCTGGCCCTTGCCGCGTTCGGCGTGATCGGCCTGCCCGAGGCCCCGCTCAACGCGTGCATCGCGCTGAGCATCGTGTTCGTCGGCGTCGAGATCGTGAAGCAGCAGCGCGGCGAGATCGGCCTGACCGCGCGCTATCCCTGGGCCGTCGCGTTCGCTTTTGGTCTGGTCCATGGCATCGGCTTCGCCGGCGCGCTGGCGGGACTTGGACTCGAACGCCGTCTGCTGCCTGCGGCACTGCTTTTCTTCAACGTCGGCGTCGAAATCGGACAGGTCGCTTTCGTGCTGCTGGTGCTGGCCTTGATGTGGGCGCATCGGCGGCTGAACGCCGTGTTGCCGCGCTGGGGCGATGCTCTCCCCGCCTACGGGATAGGCTCGATCTCGATGTTCTGGTTCTTTGGCCGGCTTGTCCGGGTTCTGGTGATCACATGA
- a CDS encoding HupE/UreJ family protein: MIAATRRISIAVGVLFAGMRPAGAHIVSLRLGDFYEGALHPLTDLQDLILWISLGVLAGSLGAARGRWLVLVFPVGLLTGLLSAHVLGTFAGGPAVNACMTLLVGLLLAAALRIPTLLLCTMAFVLAVIRGAANAGDLVPQTDRLLFAAGLAGLGYAVITLVMALTVTFRETGSSMAWHGIAIRALGGWIAAVGMMMTGLSLAS; this comes from the coding sequence ATGATCGCTGCAACCCGGCGGATTTCGATCGCGGTCGGAGTTCTGTTCGCAGGCATGCGGCCGGCGGGCGCGCATATCGTCTCGTTGCGGCTCGGTGATTTCTATGAAGGCGCCCTGCATCCCCTTACGGACCTTCAGGACCTGATCTTGTGGATCTCGCTCGGTGTGCTGGCCGGGTCGCTCGGAGCAGCAAGGGGGCGCTGGTTGGTCCTGGTCTTCCCGGTGGGTCTGTTGACCGGGCTGCTCTCAGCCCACGTTCTCGGCACATTTGCGGGAGGCCCTGCCGTGAACGCCTGCATGACTCTTCTGGTCGGGCTGCTGCTCGCGGCTGCGTTGCGCATTCCCACGCTCCTGTTGTGCACGATGGCGTTCGTCCTCGCGGTCATCCGTGGAGCGGCAAATGCCGGTGACCTCGTGCCGCAGACCGATCGACTCCTGTTTGCGGCTGGACTGGCCGGCCTCGGCTATGCCGTGATCACGCTTGTCATGGCATTGACCGTCACGTTCAGGGAAACTGGCTCTTCGATGGCATGGCACGGCATCGCAATCCGGGCCCTCGGAGGCTGGATCGCGGCAGTCGGCATGATGATGACCGGCCTCTCGCTCGCCTCGTGA
- a CDS encoding HupE/UreJ family protein produces the protein MVLLLAQPAFAHEQSGVGGGLTQGLLHPLTGMDHLIAMVAVGIWGAQLGAPALWVLPITFPLVMALGGVLGVMKIPLPVPEVVIALSALVLGAAVALRLRVPFVVAAAIVAVFAIFHGHAHGAELPTSANPLAYGLGFVIATGLLHLCGITIGTLTQWRTGELLIQGLGAIIALLGGYFLVQTLGAVA, from the coding sequence ATGGTCCTGCTACTCGCGCAGCCGGCGTTTGCACATGAGCAGTCAGGCGTCGGCGGCGGCCTCACGCAGGGGCTGCTTCACCCTCTGACCGGCATGGACCATCTGATCGCAATGGTGGCCGTGGGAATTTGGGGCGCGCAGCTTGGTGCGCCTGCCCTTTGGGTGCTGCCCATCACATTCCCCTTGGTGATGGCGCTTGGCGGTGTCCTCGGCGTCATGAAGATCCCGTTGCCGGTGCCGGAAGTGGTGATCGCCTTGTCAGCCCTGGTCCTCGGCGCGGCGGTTGCTCTCAGGCTGCGCGTGCCGTTCGTGGTGGCGGCCGCCATCGTTGCGGTATTTGCGATCTTTCACGGCCACGCACATGGAGCAGAGCTTCCGACCTCTGCGAACCCTTTGGCTTACGGCCTCGGGTTCGTCATTGCCACAGGCCTGCTCCACTTGTGCGGGATCACGATCGGAACATTGACCCAGTGGCGCACGGGTGAACTCCTGATCCAGGGGCTCGGAGCGATCATCGCCCTCCTCGGAGGTTATTTCCTTGTCCAAACTCTTGGAGCGGTCGCATGA
- the gspD gene encoding type II secretion system secretin GspD: MAKTNMVRVGKGRYPTIRRSLGAAFLLTSLGQLASCNSATIGNGVDAAQVDISDKVRSLDILPRQTQPVGIGTRTAGQDGASLRPVMYEGTEVGAVSDDRPQMAADGNGFDLNFENTPVATVAKVVLGDIMHVGYTIDPRVQGTVSLASVRPVPKSDIVFVLENALRLSGIVLLRDTTGYKLTPLGDAIGAGRIDTASGGLEPGFGVSVVPLQYVSAQTLLKLMDSFATKAGAVRADVTRNLILIQGTGAERRTAVDTVLSFDVDWMRGQSVGIFPISSGSPAPIIAELEKLVDSGENGLSQNVIKFVPIARLNAVMVVTKKADILRSAASWIKRLDRNDTARTTVHVYRVKYGEARQIARVLTDMFLGGASSNLLDSVDNQMAPGSGGTTLSSGDRLSLSGNAPATMNSFGSRSGLGTAGAGLGAQTATAVQAQQAASASQGGAGTTPLDSSRGTGNERPMMQDVRITPDTVNNTLLIYADQANYRIIETTLVQIDQPQLQVAIDATIAEVTLNNTLAYGVQSYLTSRNLGLKPNTGSILNTQASSAPATTVDPATGAATVAGSVTNAFINRAFPGFNFLIGSETQPSFVLDALHSVTSVKVLSNPSLVVINNQVATLQVGDVVPVSTGSATVLTTSNTVVNTIDYRNTGIILRVSPRISVNGSVRLDIEQEISNVPPTSAGSLTPTVSERRVKSQISVANGQTVLLAGLISEQQSGSRNAIPVLDQIPGLGDAFGHQSNGTQRTELIIFIRPQIIRDGSDAHMVAEELRSKLRRSIATTSTNAPITTSLH; this comes from the coding sequence ATGGCGAAAACAAATATGGTACGCGTCGGCAAGGGCCGGTACCCAACGATCCGTCGCAGCCTCGGTGCTGCATTTCTTCTGACTTCACTGGGCCAGCTCGCGTCCTGCAACTCGGCGACCATCGGCAACGGCGTGGACGCGGCCCAGGTCGACATCTCCGACAAGGTGCGCTCGCTGGACATCCTGCCGCGCCAAACGCAGCCGGTGGGCATCGGAACGCGCACGGCCGGCCAGGACGGCGCCAGCCTCCGCCCAGTGATGTACGAAGGTACCGAAGTCGGCGCCGTTTCCGACGACCGTCCGCAGATGGCGGCGGACGGCAACGGATTCGATCTCAATTTCGAGAACACACCGGTCGCGACGGTTGCGAAGGTCGTGCTCGGCGACATCATGCATGTCGGCTACACCATCGATCCGCGGGTTCAGGGGACCGTCAGCCTCGCCTCGGTCCGGCCGGTGCCGAAGTCCGACATCGTCTTCGTTCTGGAAAACGCTCTGCGGTTGAGCGGCATCGTGCTTTTGCGCGACACCACCGGCTATAAATTGACGCCGCTTGGCGATGCGATCGGCGCCGGACGAATCGATACGGCCAGCGGCGGCCTCGAACCCGGGTTTGGCGTGTCGGTCGTCCCCTTGCAATATGTCTCGGCGCAGACGCTGCTCAAGCTGATGGACAGCTTTGCCACCAAGGCGGGCGCGGTCCGAGCCGACGTCACGCGCAATCTCATCTTGATTCAAGGCACGGGTGCCGAGCGCCGTACAGCCGTCGATACCGTGCTGAGCTTCGACGTCGACTGGATGCGCGGCCAATCGGTAGGGATCTTCCCGATCTCGAGCGGCTCGCCTGCGCCCATCATCGCGGAATTGGAGAAGCTCGTCGATTCCGGAGAAAACGGTCTCAGCCAGAACGTCATCAAATTCGTGCCCATCGCGCGTCTCAACGCCGTCATGGTCGTCACGAAGAAGGCCGACATACTGCGCTCCGCGGCGAGCTGGATCAAGCGGCTCGATCGCAACGACACCGCCCGCACCACGGTCCACGTCTACCGGGTGAAGTACGGCGAGGCGCGGCAGATCGCGCGGGTTCTGACCGACATGTTCCTGGGAGGGGCCTCCTCCAACCTGCTGGACAGCGTCGACAACCAGATGGCACCGGGATCCGGCGGTACGACGCTGTCGAGCGGCGACCGCCTGTCGCTGAGCGGCAACGCCCCGGCGACCATGAACAGCTTCGGTTCGCGAAGCGGCCTTGGCACGGCCGGCGCTGGCCTCGGCGCGCAGACCGCCACGGCCGTCCAAGCTCAGCAGGCCGCCAGCGCGAGCCAGGGCGGAGCCGGGACTACGCCGCTCGACAGCAGCCGCGGCACCGGCAACGAACGGCCGATGATGCAGGATGTGAGGATCACGCCTGATACCGTCAACAACACGCTGCTGATCTACGCCGACCAGGCGAATTACCGTATCATCGAAACGACACTGGTGCAGATCGATCAGCCGCAGTTGCAGGTCGCCATCGATGCGACGATCGCCGAGGTCACGCTCAACAATACCCTCGCCTACGGCGTTCAGAGCTATCTGACCAGCCGGAACCTCGGGTTGAAGCCGAACACCGGGTCCATCCTCAACACCCAGGCGTCGAGTGCGCCCGCGACCACCGTCGATCCTGCGACGGGCGCCGCCACCGTTGCCGGGTCTGTCACCAACGCCTTCATCAATCGCGCGTTTCCCGGCTTCAATTTCCTGATCGGTTCGGAAACCCAGCCGAGCTTCGTCCTCGATGCCCTGCATTCGGTCACGAGCGTCAAGGTGCTGTCCAACCCGTCGCTCGTGGTCATCAACAACCAGGTGGCGACGCTGCAGGTCGGCGACGTCGTGCCGGTCTCCACCGGCAGCGCGACGGTGCTGACGACCAGCAACACGGTCGTCAACACCATCGACTACCGCAACACCGGCATCATCCTGCGAGTCTCCCCGCGCATCAGCGTCAACGGCAGCGTTCGGCTCGACATCGAGCAGGAGATCAGCAACGTGCCGCCAACCAGCGCAGGCAGCCTGACGCCGACAGTCTCGGAACGGCGGGTGAAGAGCCAGATCTCGGTGGCGAACGGGCAGACGGTGCTGCTGGCCGGCCTCATCAGCGAGCAGCAGAGCGGCTCCCGAAACGCGATTCCCGTGCTCGACCAGATTCCCGGGCTTGGCGACGCCTTCGGGCATCAGAGCAACGGGACGCAGCGCACCGAGCTGATCATCTTCATCCGGCCCCAGATCATCCGCGACGGATCGGATGCTCATATGGTGGCCGAAGAGCTTCGATCCAAGCTGCGGCGCAGCATCGCCACGACCTCGACAAATGCCCCGATCACGACCAGCCTCCACTGA
- a CDS encoding carbohydrate ABC transporter permease, whose product MIEGARWRRWVFFNLPLALFVLGLLFPFYWMVVTTVRPDAELYRPWMAPNYTPFWTLHPTFDHIRYLLDETLFSRWMLNTFFISVLATAISLFCGLLAGYALSRLKFPFAGSLGTGIFITYLVPQTLLFIPLADIIRNFRLGDTPWALILTYPTFLIPFCTWLLMGYFKAIPRELEECARIDGATRWQAMVYIVFPVAVPGILSAGIFAFTLSWNEFIYALVFLSSPEQKTVSVGITSELVRGDVFYWGSLMAGALLGSVPVALIYSFFVEYYVAGITGSVKG is encoded by the coding sequence ATGATCGAGGGCGCGCGTTGGCGACGTTGGGTCTTCTTCAATCTCCCGCTCGCGCTGTTCGTGCTCGGGCTGCTCTTCCCGTTCTATTGGATGGTTGTGACGACGGTGCGGCCGGACGCCGAACTCTATCGGCCGTGGATGGCGCCGAACTACACACCCTTCTGGACGCTTCATCCTACCTTTGACCACATCCGGTACCTGCTGGATGAGACGCTGTTCAGCAGGTGGATGCTGAACACCTTCTTCATCTCCGTGCTTGCGACGGCGATCTCGCTTTTCTGCGGGCTCCTCGCGGGTTACGCTCTCTCCCGGCTTAAATTTCCGTTCGCCGGCAGCCTCGGCACCGGCATCTTCATCACCTATCTCGTACCGCAGACGCTGCTGTTCATTCCGCTCGCCGATATCATCCGTAACTTTCGCCTCGGCGATACGCCCTGGGCGCTCATTCTTACATACCCCACGTTCCTCATCCCTTTCTGCACCTGGCTGTTGATGGGCTACTTCAAGGCGATCCCGCGCGAGCTCGAGGAATGCGCACGCATCGACGGCGCGACGCGGTGGCAAGCGATGGTCTACATCGTCTTCCCGGTCGCCGTGCCGGGCATCCTCTCGGCCGGAATCTTCGCCTTCACCCTGTCATGGAACGAGTTCATCTATGCGCTCGTCTTCCTGTCCTCGCCGGAGCAGAAGACGGTCTCCGTCGGCATCACGTCGGAGCTCGTCCGCGGCGACGTGTTCTACTGGGGTTCGCTGATGGCCGGCGCCCTTCTTGGTTCCGTACCAGTGGCGCTGATCTATTCATTCTTCGTCGAGTATTACGTCGCCGGCATTACCGGGTCCGTCAAGGGGTAA
- a CDS encoding sugar ABC transporter permease — protein sequence MVVESVVAAKRYATAPRRGAVTRVLENERWFAFFLLLPTAVLLGLFMAYPFVKGVLLALSDAKVGVPGSFVGLQNFAALLNDSIFRIAVWNTIVYTVVTTVFKLALGLWLALLLNRHFRGKAVTRAFVLLPFIIPTVLSTFAWKWMFDPTFSVINWTLFHLGIIRTRINWLGDPGLALISVIIVNIWRGVPFYAISLLAGLQTINPELAEAAAIDGARPWQRFRYITWPLLLPVTMVVVLFSVIQTFADFQLVYVLTGGGPANATQLFATYAYQIGVGTGLLGEGAAISLAMFPVLLVVVVVQLLYIRRVEIH from the coding sequence ATGGTCGTCGAATCCGTCGTCGCCGCAAAACGTTATGCTACCGCGCCGCGGCGCGGCGCCGTCACGCGAGTCCTCGAGAACGAGCGCTGGTTCGCCTTCTTCTTACTGCTGCCGACGGCGGTGCTGCTTGGCCTATTCATGGCTTATCCCTTCGTCAAGGGCGTGCTGCTTGCCTTGAGTGACGCCAAGGTCGGCGTACCCGGCAGCTTCGTCGGACTGCAGAATTTCGCTGCACTGCTGAACGACAGCATCTTCAGGATCGCAGTCTGGAACACCATCGTCTACACGGTGGTGACGACCGTGTTTAAGCTGGCTCTGGGCTTGTGGCTTGCTCTGCTGCTCAACCGGCATTTCAGGGGGAAGGCCGTAACCCGCGCCTTCGTCCTGTTGCCCTTCATCATCCCGACCGTGCTGTCGACCTTTGCGTGGAAGTGGATGTTCGATCCGACGTTCAGCGTTATCAACTGGACTCTCTTTCACCTTGGCATCATCCGCACCCGCATCAACTGGCTGGGCGATCCCGGACTTGCGCTCATCTCGGTGATCATCGTCAATATCTGGCGCGGAGTTCCGTTCTACGCGATCAGCTTGCTGGCAGGGTTGCAGACCATCAACCCGGAGCTGGCCGAGGCGGCAGCGATCGATGGAGCGCGACCTTGGCAGCGCTTCCGCTACATCACCTGGCCGCTGTTGCTGCCGGTCACCATGGTTGTTGTGTTGTTCTCGGTGATCCAGACCTTCGCCGATTTCCAGCTCGTCTATGTGCTAACCGGCGGCGGACCGGCCAACGCCACGCAGCTCTTCGCCACGTACGCCTATCAGATCGGCGTCGGCACGGGTCTGCTGGGCGAGGGCGCGGCGATATCGCTCGCCATGTTTCCGGTGCTGCTCGTCGTCGTCGTCGTGCAGCTCCTCTATATCCGCCGCGTGGAGATACACTGA
- a CDS encoding extracellular solute-binding protein has translation MARITRRKLLALSGGGAVAARTGGIASILALKQAPAYAQGTTIHWLRWNDFVPASDEVLRKVITPECEKALGIKLNIEMINGNDIQARTTSAIQSGNGPDVICALNNWAQLYPESVVDVSDVAEEIGKAQGGFYEESRVVANDGKKWIAVPWCVLGAQLAYRKSWFAEIGYDAPKFPQTWEEYREAGKKLKAKERPFGQAVSHSFGDPPTYAYPYLWSWGGKEVEADGKTVVLNSKETVDSVNFAVGFWKDAYDDGGLAWDDSSNNRAFLAGTISSTLNGASIYIEAKRKPGVYLTETGTPLFQDILHAPLPKGAAGQFGYHLPMSNMLMKYVKDPKPAKEFLRWITSKPVYQPWFDSQQGYSVGATTIWEKDKLWDKDPVMLPFRTAARAGRFPGYAGPADRKAAEVLSKYIIVDMTAKAIQGMPAQDAVKWAHDEVARVHAA, from the coding sequence ATGGCCCGCATAACTCGACGCAAGCTTCTTGCGCTTTCCGGTGGGGGCGCAGTCGCGGCAAGGACCGGTGGAATAGCTTCAATTCTCGCCCTGAAGCAAGCGCCGGCCTACGCACAAGGGACGACGATCCATTGGCTGCGCTGGAACGATTTCGTTCCTGCGTCAGACGAGGTGCTGCGCAAAGTGATCACACCCGAATGTGAGAAAGCGCTTGGCATCAAGCTCAACATCGAGATGATCAACGGCAATGACATCCAGGCGCGCACCACCTCGGCAATTCAGTCCGGCAATGGGCCGGACGTGATCTGCGCGCTCAACAACTGGGCCCAGCTCTATCCCGAGAGCGTCGTCGATGTGAGCGACGTGGCCGAGGAGATCGGCAAGGCGCAAGGCGGCTTCTACGAGGAATCACGCGTCGTCGCCAATGACGGCAAGAAATGGATCGCGGTGCCGTGGTGTGTACTCGGCGCGCAATTGGCGTACCGCAAGTCCTGGTTCGCGGAGATCGGTTACGACGCGCCGAAATTCCCACAAACCTGGGAGGAATACCGCGAGGCCGGCAAGAAGCTCAAGGCCAAGGAGCGGCCCTTCGGTCAGGCGGTCAGCCACAGCTTTGGCGACCCGCCGACTTATGCCTATCCGTATCTTTGGTCATGGGGCGGCAAGGAGGTCGAGGCGGACGGCAAGACGGTGGTGCTGAATTCGAAGGAGACGGTCGATTCCGTCAACTTCGCCGTCGGCTTCTGGAAGGACGCCTATGACGATGGCGGGCTCGCCTGGGACGACAGCAGCAATAACCGAGCCTTCCTCGCAGGCACGATCAGCAGTACATTAAACGGCGCCTCGATCTATATAGAGGCCAAGCGCAAGCCCGGGGTCTATCTTACCGAAACCGGCACGCCGCTTTTTCAGGATATCCTCCACGCGCCGCTCCCAAAGGGCGCCGCCGGCCAGTTCGGCTATCATCTGCCGATGTCGAACATGCTGATGAAGTATGTGAAGGACCCAAAGCCCGCCAAGGAGTTCCTGCGCTGGATCACCTCGAAACCGGTCTATCAGCCGTGGTTCGATTCGCAGCAGGGTTATTCAGTTGGGGCGACCACAATCTGGGAGAAGGACAAGCTCTGGGACAAGGACCCCGTGATGTTGCCGTTCCGGACAGCAGCGCGGGCCGGGCGTTTCCCCGGTTATGCCGGACCGGCCGACCGGAAGGCAGCCGAGGTGCTGAGCAAGTACATCATCGTCGACATGACTGCCAAGGCGATACAAGGCATGCCGGCGCAGGACGCGGTGAAATGGGCGCACGACGAGGTTGCGAGGGTCCATGCCGCTTGA
- a CDS encoding peptidylprolyl isomerase, with the protein MSDATQAFAISPSQQTDRCAENAADTATRPSRSIASSVMQFLQREPLVHFAILGALIFGADAVLHPPAKDDKAITVTRALRQSFIDGFDEDKERTPTDAELASRIENWVADEILYREGKALGVDRGDDMIHDRIVFKLKELLLEQVHAAQPTEAQLRGWFAKNHERFDQPETVGLYYTPAADEVTARRWLDDILSQRESEEIRNQTRAILARPVASLSPAFGEAFRDGLLKLPQGEWSLLQSKDGWHVVRLDSHREGTLAKFEDVKEQATKLWLSEETNRQAWEAINRLKASYKVRYE; encoded by the coding sequence ATGTCCGACGCCACGCAAGCTTTCGCAATATCGCCAAGCCAACAGACCGATCGCTGTGCAGAAAATGCTGCAGATACCGCAACACGCCCCTCACGCTCGATTGCGTCATCGGTCATGCAGTTTCTGCAGCGCGAACCGCTGGTGCATTTCGCCATTCTCGGCGCATTGATCTTTGGCGCCGATGCTGTTCTGCATCCGCCCGCGAAGGATGACAAGGCCATCACGGTAACCCGGGCGCTCCGTCAGTCCTTCATCGATGGTTTCGACGAGGACAAGGAGCGCACTCCCACCGATGCCGAACTGGCAAGCAGAATCGAGAACTGGGTCGCGGACGAGATCCTCTATCGTGAGGGGAAGGCGCTCGGCGTCGATCGCGGCGACGACATGATTCACGACCGCATCGTCTTCAAATTGAAGGAATTGCTCCTCGAGCAGGTCCACGCCGCGCAACCGACCGAAGCACAATTGCGCGGGTGGTTCGCAAAAAATCACGAGCGGTTCGACCAGCCCGAGACGGTCGGCCTCTACTACACGCCCGCCGCCGATGAAGTGACCGCGCGACGGTGGCTCGACGACATTTTGTCGCAGCGCGAATCCGAGGAGATCCGCAATCAGACGCGAGCGATTCTCGCACGCCCGGTTGCGAGCCTGTCTCCTGCCTTCGGCGAAGCCTTCCGCGACGGACTCTTGAAACTGCCGCAAGGAGAATGGAGCCTGCTGCAATCGAAGGACGGGTGGCACGTGGTCCGCCTGGATTCCCATCGCGAGGGTACGCTCGCCAAATTCGAAGACGTGAAGGAGCAGGCCACAAAGCTCTGGCTCTCGGAAGAAACAAACCGACAGGCATGGGAGGCAATCAATCGCCTCAAGGCCAGCTATAAAGTGCGTTACGAGTGA
- a CDS encoding 2OG-Fe(II) oxygenase family protein — MDQIEGLFPIPVMRSPGLLPPELIDAAASVIRSAKIETNLRSGQLFHTQVADPRENNLFQEIADRTIPKLIDFGELLFGERLTWSVKEMWTNMLETGGNQTLHSHANSFISGILYLTPSHPASNTVFVRPPGGFEFSFRHHTRSATIGPYNAGKYKLPEVEPGDLVLFPSYLYHEVPTNQGEQRMTIAFNAIPNQLDCWGYRITFAP; from the coding sequence ATGGACCAGATCGAGGGGCTTTTTCCGATTCCCGTGATGCGTTCGCCGGGACTTCTTCCTCCGGAACTGATCGACGCGGCGGCTTCGGTCATCCGCAGCGCCAAGATCGAAACCAATCTGCGTTCGGGACAGCTCTTCCACACCCAGGTTGCCGATCCGCGCGAAAACAATCTGTTTCAGGAAATCGCCGATCGGACGATCCCCAAGCTCATCGATTTTGGAGAATTGCTGTTCGGCGAGAGGCTGACATGGTCGGTCAAGGAGATGTGGACCAACATGCTCGAGACAGGGGGAAACCAGACGCTGCATTCCCACGCGAACAGTTTCATTTCGGGTATTCTCTATCTGACGCCTTCGCATCCTGCGAGCAACACGGTGTTTGTGCGGCCTCCGGGCGGTTTTGAATTTTCCTTCCGCCATCACACGCGCAGCGCGACGATCGGACCGTACAACGCGGGCAAGTACAAGCTGCCTGAAGTCGAACCGGGCGATCTGGTTCTTTTTCCGAGCTACCTCTATCACGAGGTGCCGACGAACCAAGGCGAGCAGCGGATGACGATCGCCTTCAACGCAATCCCCAACCAGCTTGATTGCTGGGGTTACCGGATCACCTTTGCGCCTTAA